One Pseudomonadota bacterium DNA window includes the following coding sequences:
- a CDS encoding aldehyde dehydrogenase family protein — protein sequence MIHKEYPYYLANKPEQPNTDLAVTDKYTGEIAARVALADDGAIDRAIELAVKAAEPMRQMPAWQRQNVLQHCVDRFSARAEELADSLCIEAGKPIRDSRGEVTRLIETFKIAAEESVRIAGEYLELDRSPRTTGYSSFTKRVPIGPCSFISPFNFPLNLAAHKVAPAIAAGCPFILKPASLTPVGALIIGETLAETDLPPGAFSILPCRRDGARLFTEDERLKLLSFTGSPAVGWQLKTKAGKKKVVLELGGNAACLVDHDADLKDAVARIVFGAFYQSGQSCVGVQRIMVHEDIYDTFRERLVTATKALIAGDPKEEKTFIGPLISEKEAIRLEEWIGSAVGNGARVLCGGTRNGALLDATLLENVPPGEDLCRKEAFGPVAVLSPFTDFAAALTEINDSPFGLQAGIFTRDIYKAHQAWDTLEVGGVIIGDVPSWRADQMPYGGVKESGLGREGIRYAIEDMTELRLMVVRKLKH from the coding sequence ATGATCCACAAGGAATACCCTTACTACCTGGCCAATAAGCCTGAACAGCCGAACACCGACCTTGCGGTCACCGATAAATATACCGGCGAAATCGCGGCCCGGGTCGCCCTCGCCGATGATGGTGCGATTGACCGGGCAATAGAACTGGCGGTAAAGGCGGCCGAGCCGATGCGGCAGATGCCCGCCTGGCAGCGGCAGAATGTGCTGCAGCATTGTGTTGACCGGTTCAGTGCGCGGGCCGAGGAACTTGCCGATTCCCTCTGTATCGAGGCGGGGAAACCGATCCGGGACAGCCGCGGCGAAGTGACCCGGCTCATTGAAACCTTCAAGATCGCCGCCGAGGAAAGCGTGCGGATTGCCGGCGAATACCTGGAACTGGACCGCAGCCCCCGGACCACCGGCTACTCTTCTTTTACGAAACGGGTCCCCATCGGCCCCTGCTCGTTCATCTCCCCTTTCAATTTTCCACTGAATCTGGCGGCCCATAAGGTCGCCCCGGCCATTGCCGCAGGGTGTCCCTTTATCCTGAAACCGGCGAGTCTCACTCCCGTCGGCGCCCTGATCATCGGCGAGACTCTGGCCGAGACAGATCTGCCGCCGGGAGCCTTCTCGATCCTGCCCTGCCGCCGTGACGGGGCAAGACTCTTCACCGAGGACGAACGACTGAAACTCTTGAGCTTCACCGGCTCTCCGGCGGTGGGCTGGCAACTTAAAACCAAAGCCGGAAAGAAGAAGGTGGTCCTCGAACTCGGGGGGAACGCCGCCTGCCTGGTCGATCACGATGCTGATCTCAAAGATGCGGTGGCCAGGATCGTTTTCGGCGCCTTCTATCAGTCCGGCCAGAGCTGCGTCGGGGTGCAGCGCATCATGGTCCATGAAGATATCTACGATACATTCCGGGAGAGACTGGTAACGGCGACGAAAGCCCTCATTGCAGGTGACCCGAAAGAGGAAAAAACCTTCATCGGCCCGCTGATCTCCGAAAAAGAGGCGATCCGGCTGGAAGAATGGATCGGCAGCGCTGTGGGCAACGGGGCGAGAGTTCTCTGCGGTGGGACCAGAAACGGCGCGCTCCTTGACGCGACCCTGCTGGAGAATGTGCCGCCCGGCGAGGATCTCTGCAGGAAAGAGGCCTTCGGGCCGGTCGCAGTGCTTTCCCCCTTCACCGATTTTGCCGCCGCCCTGACCGAGATCAACGACAGCCCGTTCGGCCTTCAGGCCGGGATCTTCACCCGGGACATCTACAAGGCGCACCAGGCCTGGGATACCCTTGAGGTGGGCGGAGTGATCATCGGCGACGTACCGTCGTGGCGCGCCGACCAGATGCCCTATGGCGGAGTGAAGGAAAGCGGCCTCGGCCGGGAAGGCATCAGGTATGCCATTGAAGACATGACCGAGTTGCGGTTGATGGTGGTGCGGAAGCTCAAACACTGA
- a CDS encoding PilZ domain-containing protein, with protein MAESEHNWDDIPSLSLEMDDEYNNRLQAREGRRHARVDTNALKNILTTPVNVIPIRIATALHGVFDGVIADLSQSGVRLSASEKLSKDEKARVGFKINDRTIIAKAIIRWTCQNDMYCTAGLEFEGLSSSDEEFLGALATAGMFNKTGAFKV; from the coding sequence ATGGCGGAATCTGAACATAACTGGGACGATATTCCATCCTTGAGCCTTGAGATGGACGATGAGTACAACAATCGTCTTCAGGCCAGGGAAGGACGCCGCCATGCCAGAGTCGACACCAATGCCCTGAAGAATATCCTGACCACTCCTGTCAACGTGATCCCGATCAGGATCGCCACCGCCCTGCACGGTGTATTCGATGGGGTGATTGCCGACTTGAGCCAGAGCGGAGTCAGGCTGTCTGCGTCTGAAAAACTGAGCAAAGATGAAAAGGCCAGGGTCGGTTTCAAGATCAATGACCGAACGATCATTGCCAAAGCCATCATCAGATGGACGTGCCAGAACGATATGTACTGCACGGCCGGACTGGAATTTGAGGGCCTCTCATCTTCTGACGAAGAGTTTTTGGGTGCCTTGGCTACTGCCGGCATGTTTAACAAGACAGGCGCCTTCAAGGTCTAG
- a CDS encoding ribonuclease H-like domain-containing protein produces MKLLSVDIEISDVFELGRYEDIEKYAPFHISVAATAIHGGEERFWFSKDDTDRPAINLNRQRAHELLEYLDLMQRNGFMVCAWNGLNFDLKWIGHQAEDIPLAARIALKSFDPMFQFFNLAGFPVALGKVAEAMGIPQEKLMDGADAPKAWRAGKHQEVMDYCLGDCQMTNLIVLAIQKTRQVRWVTAKGTISAKPMPRLKSVEEVIKDPEPDQSWMDKPMPRSRFYKWLEDAGVMGK; encoded by the coding sequence ATGAAGTTGTTGAGTGTTGATATCGAGATCTCAGACGTCTTTGAGCTCGGCCGATATGAAGATATTGAAAAGTACGCCCCGTTTCATATTTCCGTGGCGGCAACGGCGATTCACGGTGGAGAGGAGCGGTTCTGGTTTTCGAAGGATGATACAGACCGGCCGGCCATCAATTTAAACCGGCAACGGGCCCATGAACTCCTGGAGTATCTCGACCTGATGCAGCGGAATGGATTCATGGTCTGTGCCTGGAACGGCCTGAACTTCGACCTGAAATGGATCGGCCACCAGGCTGAAGACATTCCCCTCGCCGCCCGGATCGCCCTGAAAAGCTTCGACCCCATGTTCCAGTTCTTCAATCTCGCAGGGTTCCCGGTCGCCCTCGGCAAGGTGGCCGAAGCGATGGGCATCCCGCAGGAAAAACTCATGGACGGCGCGGATGCGCCAAAGGCGTGGCGGGCCGGCAAGCATCAGGAGGTCATGGACTACTGCCTCGGCGATTGCCAGATGACCAATCTCATTGTCCTCGCCATTCAGAAAACCCGGCAAGTCCGCTGGGTAACAGCAAAAGGAACCATCAGCGCAAAACCGATGCCGCGTTTAAAGTCCGTTGAGGAAGTCATCAAAGACCCCGAGCCCGACCAGTCCTGGATGGACAAACCGATGCCGAGAAGCAGATTCTATAAATGGCTTGAGGACGCCGGAGTGATGGGCAAATGA
- a CDS encoding formylglycine-generating enzyme family protein, producing the protein MMRLLNGVMMKGSELRLICCGIGLILLAGCAAETAPSGGREPVRQSQAGPHRDLTADLAAAVGAAVYQDPVTGIEFVLVAGGCFMMGDDGGEDHVRPTHSVCLDDFWIARYELTQGQWSRLMGSNPSRFQGSERPVEMVSWNDAREFLVRAKDWTGLDYRLPTEAEWEFAGIGGKLSRGDVYAGSNQADEVAWYSRNSDGETHPVGRKKPNELGLYDMSGNVWEWCADWYDPLYYRASPRYNPKGAEEGFFRVRRGGSWLIVPDGTRPRFRRYGLPGDRHDYQGFRPAITPIGGGR; encoded by the coding sequence ATGATGCGACTGCTCAACGGAGTCATGATGAAGGGGTCGGAACTCCGGCTGATCTGCTGCGGCATCGGTCTGATCCTGCTTGCCGGCTGTGCGGCTGAAACGGCGCCCTCGGGAGGTCGTGAGCCCGTCCGGCAGAGTCAGGCTGGTCCACACCGTGATTTAACAGCCGATCTTGCCGCAGCGGTTGGTGCCGCTGTCTACCAGGACCCGGTCACCGGCATTGAGTTCGTCCTGGTTGCCGGAGGCTGCTTTATGATGGGCGACGATGGTGGTGAAGACCATGTTCGTCCCACCCATTCAGTCTGCCTGGATGATTTCTGGATCGCCCGATACGAGCTGACCCAGGGGCAGTGGTCGCGGTTGATGGGCTCGAACCCATCCAGGTTCCAGGGCAGTGAACGTCCGGTGGAAATGGTTTCCTGGAACGATGCCCGGGAGTTTCTGGTGCGGGCCAAGGACTGGACCGGCCTTGACTATCGGCTGCCGACCGAGGCCGAATGGGAGTTTGCCGGCATCGGCGGCAAACTTTCCCGGGGGGACGTGTATGCCGGTTCCAACCAGGCCGACGAGGTCGCCTGGTACAGCCGGAACAGCGACGGTGAAACCCATCCGGTGGGCCGTAAAAAGCCTAACGAACTGGGGCTCTACGATATGAGCGGTAATGTCTGGGAGTGGTGCGCAGACTGGTATGATCCTCTGTACTATCGTGCCAGCCCCAGGTATAACCCCAAGGGGGCCGAGGAAGGGTTCTTCAGGGTGCGGAGGGGCGGAAGCTGGCTGATCGTCCCGGATGGGACCAGGCCGCGTTTTCGTCGGTACGGTCTGCCCGGTGACCGGCATGACTACCAGGGATTCCGTCCCGCCATTACCCCGATCGGAGGTGGACGGTAG
- a CDS encoding acetolactate synthase large subunit — MNAAELFVRCLENEGVEYIFGVPGEENAHFMIALEDSPIKFILCRHEQGAAFIADAYGRLTGRVGVCLGTLGPGATNLVTGVADANMDRSPLVVITGQADSRRQHKESHQNMDVVGMFDPITKWAQPILHTMNIPEVVRKAFKLAQTEKPGACHIELADDIAAFEVDSRPVPVMNPRRPVPADKVIDQAVELIRNAKTPVILAGNGAVRKRACKQLRKLAETTGIGVISTFMGKGSVSRHAPYSLFTIGLQSRDYAWEAVDQADLVITLGYDLVEYPPRIWNQCECKDTSRKIIHIDFLPAETDEHYPVTVEVVGDLAHSLWMLNERLKASPLPRYELSLQRELRGRMLDDLAEHKDDDTEGLIRPQKVLWDVREAMGPDDILLSDVGAHKMWVARYYHCDQPNTCLISNGFCSMGFALPAAIGAKLVHPDRNILAICGDGGFLMNVQELETARRIGANIVIMIWEDGGYGLIEWKQQMQFGRHTDLHFNNPDFVKLAESFDCLGYKVEKARDLLPTLEKAFAADRPVLISVPIDYRENIKLSKRLGKIQCVI; from the coding sequence AACTCTTTGTCAGATGCCTTGAAAATGAAGGGGTTGAATATATCTTCGGCGTTCCCGGCGAGGAAAACGCCCATTTCATGATCGCCCTCGAGGATTCGCCGATCAAATTCATCCTCTGCCGCCACGAACAGGGCGCGGCCTTTATCGCCGACGCCTACGGCAGGCTGACCGGCCGGGTGGGCGTCTGCCTGGGCACCCTCGGCCCCGGCGCCACCAATCTGGTCACCGGGGTGGCCGACGCCAATATGGACCGCTCGCCGCTGGTGGTGATCACCGGCCAGGCCGACAGCCGCCGCCAGCACAAGGAAAGCCACCAGAACATGGATGTGGTCGGGATGTTCGACCCCATCACCAAGTGGGCCCAGCCGATCCTGCACACGATGAATATCCCCGAGGTGGTCCGCAAGGCCTTCAAGCTGGCCCAGACCGAAAAACCGGGGGCCTGCCATATTGAACTCGCGGACGACATCGCCGCCTTCGAAGTCGACAGCCGCCCGGTGCCGGTGATGAACCCGAGACGGCCGGTCCCTGCCGACAAGGTGATCGACCAGGCGGTCGAGCTGATCCGGAATGCCAAAACCCCGGTCATCCTGGCCGGGAACGGGGCCGTCCGCAAAAGGGCCTGCAAACAGCTGAGAAAACTCGCCGAAACAACCGGCATCGGGGTGATCAGCACCTTCATGGGCAAGGGTTCGGTCTCGCGGCACGCCCCCTATTCGCTCTTCACCATCGGTCTCCAGTCGCGGGATTACGCCTGGGAGGCCGTCGACCAGGCCGATCTGGTGATCACCCTCGGCTATGATCTGGTCGAATACCCGCCCCGGATCTGGAACCAGTGCGAGTGCAAAGACACCTCCCGGAAAATCATCCACATCGACTTTCTGCCCGCCGAAACCGACGAGCATTACCCGGTTACCGTGGAAGTCGTCGGCGACCTGGCCCACTCACTGTGGATGCTCAACGAACGGCTCAAAGCCTCCCCCCTGCCCCGCTACGAGCTGTCGCTGCAGCGGGAACTGCGCGGCAGGATGCTCGACGATCTGGCCGAACACAAGGATGACGACACGGAAGGTCTGATCCGCCCCCAGAAGGTCCTCTGGGACGTTCGGGAAGCCATGGGACCGGACGATATCCTGCTGAGCGACGTCGGGGCCCACAAGATGTGGGTCGCCCGTTATTATCACTGCGACCAGCCCAACACCTGCCTGATCTCGAACGGCTTCTGCTCCATGGGATTCGCCCTGCCTGCCGCCATCGGCGCCAAACTCGTCCATCCCGACCGCAATATCCTCGCGATCTGCGGCGACGGCGGGTTCCTGATGAATGTCCAGGAACTGGAGACCGCAAGAAGGATCGGGGCGAACATCGTGATCATGATCTGGGAGGACGGCGGCTACGGCCTGATCGAGTGGAAGCAGCAGATGCAGTTCGGCCGCCACACCGACCTCCATTTCAACAATCCGGACTTCGTAAAACTCGCCGAATCCTTTGACTGTCTGGGATATAAAGTCGAAAAGGCCCGCGACCTGCTCCCGACCCTGGAAAAGGCCTTTGCCGCCGATCGGCCGGTCCTGATCTCGGTTCCCATCGATTATCGGGAAAACATCAAACTGAGCAAGCGGCTGGGAAAAATTCAGTGCGTGATCTAG
- a CDS encoding GAF domain-containing protein, which produces MPLTLADFLQDHDVLASLNLPEGQKQRLVTILEDDFLAEFLENVITASEDILAIDPNLERRTILELAAAKIVKELKAEAASIRLLDARTLKMLSFGSSGLDEFRRASTVPVSKSIAGLVVRQGSSIIVPNISKDPLYQSKKIIATKGFNSLIAVPLRIPSFVSDTDDILGSLQIYYREEDRGFSKIEVILAEMFARRVSHVLARKKILDLKKLNDSKEKITDNIFIKLSKREGIKLKDFFNLIMPDIEEHLHFLCCLLFTISEDLKHIQLEAAYPLDKTYYEPGHSFTIEHHPAFWTVVHGLKEYADLPHERHHPNYLLVKNPGQSELTSSGLRAFIKEHDIHSILMVPLRIADQTRHILTFYAADQKQSFTEDEIELLTFLGKEIMKASTLEFLSDTLHDFKNPAIAVAGFAARAIKMAASCKMEEADIEKLRRYLEIISRESARMQDIALTISGEGRKEVVDLGRTAGERFILNNEVLARSQRKNVTIESFCEEGKLLVLCPLYSLERVLDNLLNNASKALPPDGGRLTMRCYQEAGMACVTVTNTGLIPADQFEQIRKGAVQGRGLNIITRFAQTNHGKLEIDKTDKDTVITIKLPLHRH; this is translated from the coding sequence ATGCCCCTGACGCTGGCTGATTTTCTTCAGGATCATGATGTTCTGGCATCCCTCAATCTTCCGGAGGGGCAGAAGCAGCGTCTGGTCACCATCCTTGAAGATGATTTCCTTGCCGAGTTCCTGGAGAATGTGATCACCGCCTCCGAGGATATCCTGGCCATTGATCCCAACCTTGAACGCAGAACCATCCTGGAACTGGCAGCCGCCAAGATTGTCAAGGAACTGAAGGCGGAAGCCGCATCCATCAGATTGCTCGACGCCCGCACGCTGAAGATGCTTTCCTTCGGTTCTTCCGGCCTTGACGAATTCAGGCGCGCCTCCACCGTTCCCGTTTCAAAATCAATCGCCGGTCTTGTGGTCCGGCAGGGCTCAAGCATTATTGTGCCGAACATCAGTAAAGACCCCCTCTATCAGTCAAAAAAAATCATCGCCACCAAGGGGTTTAATTCCCTGATTGCCGTCCCCTTGCGGATACCGAGCTTTGTCAGCGATACGGACGATATCCTTGGTTCTCTCCAGATTTACTACCGGGAAGAAGATCGCGGGTTTTCGAAAATTGAAGTGATCCTGGCCGAAATGTTTGCCCGGCGGGTCAGCCATGTCCTGGCCAGGAAAAAAATTCTGGATCTCAAGAAACTGAACGATTCCAAGGAAAAAATCACCGACAATATATTCATCAAACTCAGTAAACGGGAGGGGATCAAGCTCAAGGATTTCTTCAATCTGATCATGCCTGATATTGAAGAGCACCTTCACTTTTTATGCTGTCTGCTTTTCACAATCTCGGAGGACCTCAAACACATCCAGCTTGAAGCCGCCTACCCGCTCGACAAAACATATTATGAACCGGGCCACTCTTTTACCATAGAACACCACCCCGCTTTCTGGACCGTGGTCCACGGCCTCAAAGAGTACGCCGACCTGCCCCATGAACGGCACCATCCAAATTACCTGCTGGTCAAAAATCCCGGGCAAAGCGAACTCACCTCCTCCGGCCTCCGGGCCTTCATCAAGGAGCATGACATCCATTCCATTCTCATGGTCCCCTTGCGGATTGCGGATCAGACCCGCCACATCCTGACCTTTTACGCAGCCGACCAGAAACAGTCTTTCACCGAAGACGAAATCGAGCTTCTGACCTTTCTCGGTAAAGAAATCATGAAGGCGTCAACCCTGGAATTCTTAAGCGATACCCTCCACGACTTCAAGAACCCGGCCATCGCCGTGGCCGGTTTTGCTGCCCGCGCCATAAAAATGGCGGCAAGCTGCAAGATGGAAGAAGCTGATATCGAAAAACTGCGCCGCTATCTTGAAATCATCAGCAGGGAATCGGCACGAATGCAGGACATTGCCCTGACCATCAGCGGTGAAGGACGCAAGGAGGTGGTCGACCTTGGCCGGACCGCCGGGGAAAGGTTTATACTGAACAATGAGGTTCTTGCCCGCTCGCAGAGAAAAAATGTCACGATCGAATCTTTCTGCGAGGAGGGAAAACTCCTGGTCCTATGCCCGCTTTACAGCCTGGAACGGGTCCTCGACAATCTGCTCAACAATGCCAGCAAGGCTCTGCCCCCGGATGGCGGCAGACTGACCATGCGTTGCTATCAGGAAGCGGGGATGGCCTGTGTCACGGTAACCAACACCGGTCTGATCCCTGCCGACCAGTTCGAGCAGATTCGCAAAGGCGCGGTCCAGGGCCGAGGCCTTAATATCATCACCAGGTTTGCCCAGACCAATCACGGCAAGCTCGAAATAGACAAGACCGATAAAGATACCGTCATCACCATCAAACTGCCGCTGCATAGGCATTAG
- a CDS encoding outer membrane protein transport protein, translating into MTKKSLVLTILIILLFYTTASALVLDTDVYTMDFRINNPGARANAMGGAFTGVADDATAAYTNPAGLAILTAPEVSVEYKNSGLVNRLTLGPGVHKDYEDRVYGISFLSYVHPKDNATFAVYRHQLLDLESSFPLGTATNKLDITADVLAVGMGFKLSDSFSLGASFGFAELDYYFQAKKTDGVPGDFIYLVDGEDKDQYYSASLLWSPADLFNLGLVYRYGPEFTTHKDIYRWDNLYSRDFVLQDKIENTLKVPDVYSLGLSFRLFSSVTLAADVNHVMYSQLKKNLKLLPLMAGGNDLDYIEIDDEQEYHVGLEYVFNAGATPMALRCGYYFRPEHKFYTTNKSIPASSLTMPGEDDHIYSGGIGFVASEKVQIDMAASIGEFIDEYILSMVYRF; encoded by the coding sequence ATGACCAAAAAGTCTCTTGTGCTGACCATACTGATAATCCTGCTGTTCTATACAACCGCCTCAGCCCTGGTCCTCGACACCGATGTCTACACCATGGATTTCAGGATCAATAACCCTGGAGCACGTGCCAATGCGATGGGCGGAGCCTTTACCGGGGTTGCCGATGATGCAACCGCGGCCTATACCAACCCCGCCGGCCTGGCGATACTGACCGCACCGGAGGTTTCGGTTGAATACAAGAATTCCGGGCTTGTGAACCGTCTGACCCTGGGACCTGGGGTCCATAAAGATTACGAAGACCGGGTGTACGGCATCTCTTTTCTAAGCTACGTCCATCCGAAAGACAATGCGACCTTTGCCGTGTATCGCCACCAGCTCCTTGATCTTGAAAGCAGCTTCCCGCTGGGCACCGCAACGAATAAACTTGATATTACCGCCGATGTCCTCGCCGTCGGGATGGGTTTTAAACTCTCCGACAGTTTTTCTCTGGGCGCCTCTTTCGGTTTCGCGGAACTTGACTATTACTTCCAGGCCAAAAAAACCGATGGCGTCCCCGGCGATTTCATCTATCTCGTCGACGGCGAAGACAAGGACCAGTACTACAGCGCCTCACTGCTCTGGAGCCCGGCCGACCTGTTCAATCTGGGCCTTGTCTACCGCTACGGGCCTGAATTTACGACCCACAAGGACATCTATCGCTGGGACAATCTTTACAGCCGGGATTTTGTTCTGCAGGACAAGATCGAAAACACCTTAAAGGTACCTGACGTCTACAGCCTTGGACTCTCCTTCCGCCTCTTTTCCAGTGTAACTCTGGCTGCCGATGTAAACCATGTCATGTATTCGCAGTTGAAGAAAAACCTGAAACTACTGCCTTTAATGGCCGGAGGAAATGACCTCGATTATATTGAAATTGATGATGAACAGGAATATCACGTCGGCCTGGAATATGTTTTCAATGCCGGAGCCACGCCCATGGCACTGCGGTGCGGTTATTATTTCCGGCCCGAACACAAATTTTACACCACCAACAAGTCGATACCGGCGAGCAGCCTGACCATGCCCGGCGAAGACGACCACATCTATTCGGGAGGGATCGGCTTTGTCGCTTCGGAAAAGGTGCAGATCGACATGGCGGCGAGCATCGGCGAATTCATCGATGAATACATCCTGTCGATGGTGTATCGCTTTTAG
- a CDS encoding PilZ domain-containing protein, translating to MTGDNNKTWDSIPSLSLEMDNDYEDRLKSKEVRRHDRAHFNTIKNLLHQNYTSIPIRIATAAKGTFDGVIIDLSASGIRVSIPKELNEGERIKVGFIINKRTIMANGVARWTCNDGDKHTAGIEFHGIAADDREFIGSLSAATLLMKVGSIK from the coding sequence ATGACAGGGGATAACAACAAGACGTGGGACAGCATACCCTCGCTCAGCCTGGAAATGGATAATGACTACGAGGACCGCCTCAAGTCAAAAGAAGTGCGCCGCCACGACCGGGCCCATTTCAATACCATAAAAAACCTGCTGCACCAGAACTACACGTCGATTCCGATCAGGATCGCCACCGCTGCCAAGGGGACCTTCGACGGAGTAATCATCGACCTCAGTGCCAGCGGGATCAGGGTCTCAATCCCGAAAGAACTCAATGAGGGCGAAAGAATCAAGGTCGGCTTTATCATCAATAAACGGACCATCATGGCCAATGGTGTCGCCCGCTGGACCTGCAATGATGGTGACAAACACACCGCCGGCATCGAATTTCACGGAATCGCAGCCGACGACCGTGAATTCATCGGCAGCTTAAGTGCCGCCACCCTGCTGATGAAGGTCGGATCGATCAAGTAA
- a CDS encoding PilZ domain-containing protein: MSGSEHNWDDIPSLKLEMDDEYDQRLQGKDRRRHARVDINSLKGVLTWNINSIPIRIATAGHGVFDATVVDLSQSGVRVFSPKKLNTGERVRVGFKINDRTIIAMAVSIWTRQNETHCTAGLEFQGLSASDSEFLGALATASMFNKTGAFRI, translated from the coding sequence ATGTCAGGATCGGAACACAACTGGGATGATATTCCCTCTTTGAAACTCGAGATGGACGACGAGTACGACCAGCGTCTGCAGGGCAAAGATCGCCGTCGTCACGCCAGGGTTGACATCAATAGCCTCAAGGGAGTGCTGACCTGGAATATCAACTCCATCCCCATCAGAATAGCCACCGCCGGACATGGTGTTTTCGATGCCACGGTCGTTGATTTGAGCCAGAGCGGGGTCAGGGTTTTCTCGCCCAAAAAACTAAACACGGGAGAAAGGGTGAGAGTCGGCTTCAAGATCAATGACCGAACAATCATTGCCATGGCAGTCAGCATATGGACAAGGCAAAACGAAACCCACTGCACCGCCGGACTGGAGTTTCAGGGCCTTTCCGCGAGTGACAGTGAGTTTTTAGGCGCCCTGGCCACCGCCAGTATGTTCAACAAGACAGGGGCTTTCAGAATCTAG